The nucleotide window GATAGCCTTGTATTCGATGCGTGCATCTTCCAGCAGGCCGATGAAAAACATCTGTGCCGGGCTGAGTTGTTCGGCTGACATGGAGGCACTGGTGTAGATCATGTGCGATGCCATGTGTGCGACGGTGGCACGATACAGTTCGAGACCAGCGATGTCTGCTACGTCATCGAGGGCATCGGGTACATAGAGAATGCGATCTTCGACATAGGGGCGAAAATCAGTGTAGTCAGCACCCGTTGGACGAATGAAAAAATCACGCCCCCACAAGGCACGCAGGTAGAAGTTCAATTTGCGTTGTACTTTAACAAACAGTACGCCACGGCGTTCTTTTTCCAGCATAGCGCGGCTATCCGCTGACTCCAGGTTGAAATAGGAAGTCAGGTTATTAAAGTCGCGACGATAGGCCTGCGCACCAAAATTCGCCCAGCGCCGTAGACCGCTCAGGGTTAACTTTGATAATAGTTCATCAATGTGGCTTAGCATGGGTCGTAAACCACGCGCAGCAGTTGACGCTAACTGATGAATCAGGGTGAGATAACCGCGTACCAGTTGGGCATCACCGAGGCGTTTGGCTACAGTCGGCAAGCTGGAAAACATCAGGGTGATGACCTCGCCCGAGGTCATTGATGAAACCTTCATGGCAGCGGTAATGCAGTCGGGGATAATATCTTCGCCACACTCTTTGGCAACTAATGGCATTTCTTCCAGGTAGGTGATAACAAGGTCGGGGCCACGACGAAGATTACTTAGTGCACGGGCACCGTCCATATAATCGCCTAGTCCGGCAGGTGACATGATGCGTGCAGCTTCGTGAAAAGTGCTATCAAGAATATCCCTTATCTCTGGTGCTGCCTGCTCCAGAAATTCTGCATAATCTTCAAGTTTGATAGACGACATAGCGGTATACCCTATTGGGTGGTTTGTTTTTTAGCCCAGGAAGGTCTGTACAGCAGCATTCAGGGTGTCGCGCATATCAGGATCATCCGTTAATGGCGTTACCATGGTAATACTACAGGCGGCCTCGGCATCAACACCTTTGTTGATTAGCTGTCCAGCATAAACCAACAGACGGGTGGAGATACCTTCATCCAGACCGTGACCTTTCAGGTTACGGGCACGGTGTGCGATCTGTACCAGTTTTTCTGCAATGTCTTTGTCCACGCCAGATTCTTTGCATACAATCGCGACTTCCAGTTCGGTTTCCGGGTAATCAAAATCCAGCCCACCAAAACGTTGTTTGGTGGATTGTTTGAGATCTTTCATTAAACTCTGATAACCGGGGTTATAAGAAATTACCAGCTGAAAATCCGGGTGCGCTTTGATCAGTTCACCTTTTTTGTCCAGCGGTAAAGAGCGGCGATGGTCGGTTAGTGGATGGATGACAACGGTGGTGTCCTGACGTGCTTCTACTACTTCGTCAAGGTAACAGATGGCACCGATACGTGCAGCCATGGTCAGTGGGCCATCCTGCCATTTGGTGCCGTCTTTATCGAGCAGAAAACGTCCCACTAAATCGGATGCGGTCATATCTTCATTACAGGCGACGGTTATCAATGGACGTTGTAGTTTCCATGCCATGTATTCGACAAAGCGGGATTTACCACAGCCAGTGGGGCCTTTCAACATCATTGGCATACGTACATCGTAGGCGGCCTGGTAGAGTTCTATCTCTTTACCAATGGCTTCGTAGTAAGGTTCATCCTTGATGATGTACTGTTCTGGATCTACTCTTGTATCAGTCATAGTTGCACCTGCTTACACTTGTGTTTGAGTTTATTCGTCTTCGTCATTGGTTTCGCATTCGCCTGACCAGCCTGCGGCTTTTGCCTTTTGTCTGGCCAATGCATAAATTCTTTGGTGACGCTGTGCTAATGGATCGGGTAACTGGCTGACCAAACAGCCGTGCTTATCCCACTCGGTATTCACTTTTTGCAACAAAGCGTCAATCCCGGCCAGGTTCCAGCCTTCACAAGTTTCGTTTTCTTCGATGAGGCCAAACAT belongs to Gammaproteobacteria bacterium and includes:
- a CDS encoding CbbQ/NirQ/NorQ/GpvN family protein, giving the protein MTDTRVDPEQYIIKDEPYYEAIGKEIELYQAAYDVRMPMMLKGPTGCGKSRFVEYMAWKLQRPLITVACNEDMTASDLVGRFLLDKDGTKWQDGPLTMAARIGAICYLDEVVEARQDTTVVIHPLTDHRRSLPLDKKGELIKAHPDFQLVISYNPGYQSLMKDLKQSTKQRFGGLDFDYPETELEVAIVCKESGVDKDIAEKLVQIAHRARNLKGHGLDEGISTRLLVYAGQLINKGVDAEAACSITMVTPLTDDPDMRDTLNAAVQTFLG